AAATCGACAAAGTCTATTCCGAGGAAAACCTATCTTCCCTCGGAATTTCCTCGGTATTTCTATTAAAAAAAAAAATGTCGATGCTAGTCTGTTTCCGAGTCATCATCACCAGATGAATCTGAATCTGGATCTTGGTGAAACTCTCCAATTACTGGTTCATCCTCTACGTGAACGACGGCTTCCTCTCCGAAGTCGGTTAAATCAACTACAATGCCAACTCCAGCTAAATCTTCTGTTGCACTTAAGTTGCCGGATGTGCTTGGTTGTAGTGGGTCTTCCAGCTCAGAACTTCCCTGAACTCGGCCTCTCGGATTGAGTCTTGTAACAGTAACCCATGGATCATCTATGTAATTTACCCGGGGGTACTTGATATAACAAACCTGTAACATTTAAAAAATTATTAGTAAAATTATAAATTAATACACATGATGATGAATCATTTTGAATAATTAACATTTAATTACCTGATCGGCCTGAGAAGCAAAAATGAAAGGATCATATTGTAACTTTCGCCTCGAATTTACTGATGCAACACCAAATGCATCTGTTCTCACACCTCGATCTAGAGTGTTATCGTGCCAATCACAATAGAAAACAGTACAGCGCAATCCAACCATGCCCAAATACTTGATTTCCAAAATCTCATGTATGTGTCCGTAGTATACATCATCTCCTGATGCAGAACAAACGCCAGTATCATAAATCATACGCGAATGTCTCCTCTTCTGAGTTGTGAATGCATATCCTCGAGTACAAAATCTCGGATATGACTTCACAACAAAGTTTGGTCCAACGACCATCTCGCGTATCCAATCGTCAAATGTTTCACCTCTGGCCAAACCAGCAGACACCTATTAATAGCACATATATATATATTATATCAATAAATGTGAATTAGTATAAATATGTGATAAAATATATTTTAATTTGTTTAAAGCACTCACATAAGTAAACATCCATCCAGTAAATTCTCTCTGCTTCATTTCTTCTAGTTCGTCCTCTGTGGCGTATCTATACTCGAACCGCTTTTCTGCCATGAAAATCCTGTATATGATGACAATAATGTAATTAATTAAGATTTAAATTTCAACTTGTTAAAATAAAAATTTGTAAGCTCATTTATTTACCTCTCATATTGAAGAACGTCTTCGCAGTTGGTGAGCAAATATGTTTGCAAATGACTGCGCTCCTGCTCAGTAAGTCGACGGTCCTTTGGTTTTCCGCTAAGTCGTCCAACATCTGTGAAAATGTCTGGAACCGTAACATGATATGCTGCCCATTCGCCTCTATCATCATGCCGAGCAGGTCTTCTGTTTTTGGTCTGAACTTCTGCTGGAAAGTAGTACTCGGCAAAGTTTGAAGTTTCTTCATTGATCATCTGTGCGACTATAGAACCTTCCACCCTACTTAAATTTTTCACCATCTTCTTCAAATGGAACATATACCGCTCATACAGATACATCCATCTATACTGCACAGGACCACCAAGTTCCAATTCTCTTGCCAGGTGAATAACAAGATGCTCCATAACATCAAAAAATGAGGGAGGAAATATCTTCTCAAGGTTGCACTGAATCACGGCTATGTTAGTCTTCAAATTTTCAATACCTTCAAGAGTCACTGATCTCGTGCATAAATCGCGGAAGAAACCACTTATCCCTGCAATTGCTTCATGAACATTTCGTGGTAATAGTTCCTTGAAGGCGAACGGAAACATGTTTTCTTATGAATCAAATTCGTGTGTAAAGAGAGTATAAGAGGGAGGATGAAGCTATGGAGTGAATGAAGAGGAAGAGGGGTGCTTGTATTTATAGTTGAAATCTTGCCGACAGACCGAAGAAATTCCGACGGAATTCCGACGCCAACGGCTAGTTCGTCAGAATTTCCTCGGAATTTTTAAAATCTCCCAACAGCTCTCCAACGGCTCTCTAACGTCTATAATATATCCTCGGAATTCATCGGGTTTTTTTTGAAGAATACATTTTTCCTCGGTATTCCATAAGAATATTCCGACGGATTGATATTTCCTCGGAATTCGGTCGGTCTATTCCGAGGAACCCAAATTTTGTGTTTCCTCGGAATTTCCTCGGAAATTCCTCGGGATATTCCGAGGATTTCATTTTCCGTCGGAATGTCCGTCAGAATACCGTTGTTTTCTTGTAGTGAAAAGTTCCCAAGCTAATTTATTACATTCTAGGTAGATAGTTTCCGATGAACTCCTTCAACTTGTAAACGTCACTGTCAATGAAGTCCAACGAACATTAGAAGTATAGGTTTCAAGGGCCCTTGCCGAGGGCGAGGGTCACACAACCGAGCTGTACACACCTCTATGTCGTAACATACAGAACCAAATACGGTTTGAATGCACTGCCACCACCAGACCAGAGAGGCTCCAATAACATGCAAAGACAATCAAAGTGCACCGCCGCAAAAGATCAAGGTAGCTTCGACGACGCCTGGACGTGAACAAATATCAAATGTTGACACAGAGTCGATCAATAACTCTCTGAAACCGCTTCCACATTTGTGACCACAGAGAACCGAAATTCGATGATTGAGCTGAAATACCCTAAATTGGTGTCAACGGAGCAGGGGAACCCGAAAAACACATGAAAAAACACATCTGGAATGAAAGCCTTTGCTGAACACCCACGAATGAGCTGGAAAGGAGGCATAACCGAGAAGGTCTGAGGTGATGCCGTGAATAAATAGCCTTCGAAGACCATAGACGATCTCCGATCCGAAACCGCTGTAGATCTAGCGGATAAAACTATCGAGATCATAAAACGTGAGACTTGAAAGAGCCTAATGCCATCTACTCCTGCACACGAATCTCTATTCTCACCTCCAGCCTCCAGGGAGTGAAACCACTGGAACTTACAGATTGGTTTGCGTTAGGGTATTAATTACCCGATCGATTTATCAAAACCATGACACTGCTTACTAGTCACTTTGATAGCCACCCACTCATAAATGTGCCATAGTTGCATGAAGTTAAAAGTGAACCACATCAAAGAAAACTTGAATATGGTGAAATCGACTATCAGTCCGATAAACTGCATGCATGCCTTTGTATATTTTACCCACGCCTTTTATGGTATGACCTTCTTTTGCCCTATTGTTCGAACTATTTGGTAATCAAAATATGGTTTTGCCTCAAATTGTCACATATGTGGCTTTAGGGGTGGATAAAATTGATAAGATTCTTTTCGTTCTATAAATTGGATTCTCAGACCAAATATATAGATTGCACCAAATCTGGTTTACCCGTTATGCTTAAAATTAAATCGCATCTCCACCGAAACTTTGCCATAAATTGATTTACATTGCCTTGATTTAAAGTATGTTTGATCTTCTTTTGTAGAATTGTGTTTGAATAACATATTTCATCACCGTTGTTGAATTTGAAGATAAATAATCAAAGGCTCGGCAATGATGTAAACTCAACTGAAAAAGAGTAGATAGGCACAATTAAATACCTTCACATTTATCTACACTTGGTTGATATGGACCTCTCTATATTATATCCAATCTTCTACGTATTTATATAAGTAGATATGTGTGACTGTGACCATATTTATGTATTATATACTATTATTAATCCCCCACCGTCAGTCCGTCACCAAGCAATAAGCATTCAACTTATTTTCACGTATTCGCAACGGAAACCGATCATAGTAATATCTTGCATTCTCACTCTGCTAAAATTAAATTCCTACAGTAGTTTATAATATAACTGTTAAGAGCAAAAATGAAACTACCGATCATAGTAATATCTTACATTCTTACTCTGCTAAAATTAAATTCCTACAGTAGTTTATAATATAACTGTTACGAGCAAAAATGAAATTCTTTTCGGTTTTCAACTAAATCTATCTCAAGATAAAGGTGGTCATATATAACATAAATACGCCATGTTAAAATTAAAATATGAATCCATCATTAAAACAATTGAAAAAAAAAAAAAAAAGGGGAAGGGGAACCAAACCCCACGTCCCCAACCGCATACGGACTTAAAAATAGCATATAACCATCCAACTCTTAAACATATCACTTACGCCAAGAAAATGACAAAATTGTTAGTAGTACTATATATCATTATAGCGCATCTATAGGATACTCGTTATTTCACACATCGCTATTTCGTCCACATCATTTACAATCCCATTAGGCCATTATTACTAATAAAAAATGTTATTCTACTACATATATGCATAAAGAATAATTCAGCAGAACTATGTAAACGGTGATGTTTAACTCCTTGCGTGTAGTGTTTTGTGTATTTGTTTTTTTTTCACAAAACAATACTAGCTAATTGGTCTATTTTGGTACAACTTGCTAGTTGGCCTATTTTAATAGATTGTAAAGAAAACAGATCAAGAAAATCAATTAACTAGGGTAATTGGTGAACGTTAAAAGTGAATTTGGGGTTTGATGATTTTATTCAAATGTAAATGAATAGAGCTTCTGTTTCTGATTTGAAGAAGCTCTGCCCCTAGCTGAGAATCTGACCTTCTAGAAGAGCGCCATCATCATGCATGAGGTGAGTGATTGTAGACCAATAGACTTTAAAAATTGAAGTTCAACAACTTTCTCTCTTTTTCGTTTTTTCCATCTCAATTCAATAAACCATTACTATTTTAAAAGTCTTCTCAAAATTTCCACCTAACTTACCAAATTTCACAATTTAGTTCCACTTTTGTCTATAGTATATACGGGTACGCATACATACACACAAGAAAATTAATGTACTATTCTACTAATTATTGTAATCGTTCAACTTTTTTTTCTTGCATAGATGTGTTACAAAAAATACGATGGAAACAATTAATTTTCCAACTTATCATGTTCTACAAAAGGTAAAAGTGATATATACGACTAGTGGTATTATATCCAGTCCAGACTGTACAGATGATGGTTAAAACTGTTTCGAAAATATTTGTTAAGCCTTGGTTTACAAGTCTCGAATATTTTTAAAAAGTTAGTTGGATTAGAAAACCATTTAAGCCAAGGTTCTAGAAGGCACATTCTTATGTCAAAAAGATTTATATCTAAACATGTTTATATATGTATATTCTGTTTTGGTGGTTTTTTTATAAAGAAAATATATTGGTGGTTATTGTTGTATATTGTTTTAAACTTTTGCATACATATAAAAGAAACATGACCATGATCACAAATATGTTAAACACGAAGTGCTTGTCATCTGAGATAAAATTTAGAACCAACCATATATTTCTATAAGTTATACCATGCCCACATAATTAGTTACTTGATAGTGCTTTAATTTGTGTTAGCGAGTAATTGTATTAAGGTTTCTAAGATCTATGTAGATTATTAATTAAAAACAATAATTAACAGAGTGCAGTCTATACACCCAGTACAAACCTCACCGCCTACAGTTGACCTGCACTTGTTCAAAATCACTCATTAACTTTTTACCTACTCCCACAACTTAATTTCCCATCCTCTTCATTATTGCTACCAAATTTATTTTAAGAATCCACTTTTTTTTATCAAAAGAATCCACTTTCTTATTTTTATATTATGATAAATTTTATCAGGGGATATCTAGCGGTAAGAACATCATTAACGCATGGTTTTTAGTACACGTTTACTAGCAGAATATAAGACCTCGACTCTTAACTTTTAACTGAAAAAGTTAAGATTCGGTTCTTAAATCTCTTATTTAAGAATCGATTCTTAATTTTTTTCAGTTAAAAGTTAAGAATCGGGTTATTATATTCTGATAAGAATCTTGTACTAAGAACCATGCGTTAATGATGTTCTAAAACCATTCCGAGACTTTCAGTTTACCGAATTTCGAATTTTGTATGTTTAATTGAATTTTCTTCTTTCCTACTTTTATTACAAGCTTGATCATGCAAGTAAAACGTGCAAACATTTGTAAGACTTACCTGATGTACTAATTAAATCGGTCGAAGTTAAAGTTTGATTTGTCAACACTAATATTATGTCAGTCGAAGAATTTAGATGATATTAATATCTTTTTCTTTTAAATGTTTGTTCTATGAAGGAGATTAAAATTGCTGTAAATGCAAGGAAAAATAACAAAATTGTTCAAACATTTTGTAAATATGTATTGCTACCGATTTAATACGATATACTTTTCTTTGGTTAATGTATTCTGCAATAAAATATTAAATTGTTGTGTCACTCGTCATTTTTATTAGAATTTTTTTTTTTCTAAAGACCATGATGCCATATATGTCAACCTCTCACTTATTGTACCAAAACGAAAGGCCACCATACACTACCCATTCAAATCCATCCCACCAACCCACATCTAGAAGCAATTATAAAGTTCAACTCTCTCTCTCTCTCTCTACCTCTACGCCTCTATCATCTAGAAGCAATTGTATACAATCTATGTATATGTATCGCTCTACAGCTTTAAGTCAAAACCTTATATAAACTATACACCAAAGCTTTGAACCTTCAACCAAACCCAAAATCCAAGTGCCCCACCAAATGCCTTAATCATCTTCCACTACAAAAAAAACAAGTTATTAGTCCCTTTTAGCCGAAACCCTCGCTAAGCCAATTCCCAGTATACATATAAAGTAACATAAACACACTTGATTAATTCATACATCTTTGTATTTATGTATGTAAGATTTTCATATCAAGAAATAATAAGATCTAAACACAGAAAACAGAAAGAAAAAAGTATGGGAAGGTCACCATGTTGTGAGAAAGCTCACACAAACAAAGGAGCATGGACGAAAGAAGAGGACGCGAGGCTCACAGCATACATCAAAGCTCATGGCGAAGGCTGCTGGAGATCTCTCCCCAAAGCCGCCGGCCTTCTTCGGTGTGGCAAAAGCTGCCGTCTCCGGTGGATCAACTATCTCCGGCCTGACCTAAAGCGTGGAAACTTCACCGAGGATGAGGACGAGCTCATCATCAAGCTCCATAGCCTTCTTGGAAACAAGTGAGTACTTATAGTCTATAGGGACTTTCTTTTTAAAATTTCATGCAAATAAAAAGAAGCTTGAACTTTTGATGCTAAACTTGTATCTATATAAATATTATTCTTGTTTTTATTTTTTCAAAACTAATATATTATTCTTGTTGTAGATGGTCGCTTATTGCCGGGAGATTACCGGGAAGAACAGATAACGAGATAAAGAATTATTGGAACACACATATACGAAGAAAGCTTATAAACAGAGGGATTGATCCAACGACTCATAGACCAGTCCAAGAATCATCATCAGCATCTCAAGATTCTAAACCTACACAACTAGCAGAAGCAATAACGAGTAACAACACCATTAACATATCTTTCACTAATACTCCAAAGATGGAAAGCACAAGCTGTTTTCAAGTAAAACCAGAGAAAATCTCAATGCTTACGTTCAAAGAGGAAAAGGACGAGTTCCTAATTGAAGAGAAGTTGCCAGATTTGAATCTTGAGCTCAGAATCAGTCTTCCTGATGTTGTTGAGGGAAAGTCAACAAGGGAGCGTTGTTTCAAGTGCAGTTTAGGGATGATAAACGGCATGGAGTGCAGATGCGGAAGCATGAGATGCGATGTAGTTGGAGGTAGCAGTGGGAGTACTGGCAAGGGGGGTGACATCAGCCACGGATTCGATTTTTTAGGGCTGGCAACGAAAGAGACTACTTCTCTTTTAGGTTTCCGAAGCTTGGAGATGATATAATATTAATGTCAAATTATCCTAAGTGCGTAACTGTACAAACTTTTTTTGCCTAGAGAATTATTTTTAAGGTACACTATTATTCATCATCACTTTGTATGAAATTTTTTTACGGTTGGATTTTAAACTATATATAGAACATATTTTCTTACTCAACAATTTTCTTACAACGAAACTGTTCATTGCAAAAATATTAAAAATGTACCTGTTCCAGGAATTATATGTGATAAATTTTCTATATATATAGATAGAAATCAACATAGTTTGAATTATAAGGAGTGTAGAATATCGAACTATTTCCAACGAGAATAGAAAGAAACAAAATCGTTTTATACAATTAGCAAAATATAATTTCTTGTGGTTGAGATTGGTTTATGCAGTTAGAGGTTGGTTGCCTAAAAAACTCATTATCCAATGTTGGAGATAAGCCAAATCAGGAGAAAAGATTACAATTAAGTATATGGTTTCCGCATATAATACTCAGATTACAAAGAGATGATATCTTATTAATTAATCTCTCTAACAAAAGATCTATATATATGAGGAATATGAAATGGAAATAAATCCAACCGATTCATGACAGATGGAGAGTGAGGCTTGAAGATAAGTTGTAGGAGCAACATTAATATTAGATATAAAAAAGGAAAATAACATAAATGAAGGAAGCAACAACCAAACCAATGGACCCTTTCTTCTACCAAACTCTATTTATTTCTCACTACCCATCTTCCTACCAACCTATATATATACCAACCATTCATCATCTTTTGTCCACTTGCGATGCATATAGACATATTAATACATTTTTCACAATTCCACATGCATGCATACACATGCAATATACCCTGCTGCTCATATATGCATGCATACAAACTGCTTGAATTTAGAAAGTCGTGACTTGTAGTAAAGTAAAACATTTTTCTATCATAATGCATATTAGACCGGTGTTGGATATGTTCGTTAATCTCCCAAAACTTTTAAAGAAGTCCTCTACTATATCTCAAATCCCAAAATAATAGATACAACTATTTTTCATTATTATTATATATTGATTACGTGATCAGTAAGTTGCTAGCAATAATAATCGCGATGACTTTACTTGCACCTGGGATTAAGCATGGGATACATCATTCTGTTGAAGAGACGAACTGAATAATGATGGTATGAAGTCTAAAATTACCTCTACTCTAGCCAAATTTTAAATGTCTTTTTTAGTATTTTGATATGGAAATTTTTCGTTTTGAGTGATCGCATTTCGAAAGTTTGGATTATCAATGCACATTCGATAGGATATTTTGGAAATGAGAGGGATGGAAGAGAAGAGTGGCGAGAACTGAGGATAAGGAGAAAAATGAAAAGGACAAAAAGCCAAAAGACGACCACACAAGTGAGGAAGACAGACGCACCTGCCTCCTCTTCTTCTTTCTAAAAGCTTTTATTTAATTTTGATTTTAATTTGTTATATTTCAAACCAGCTTTTTCAAAGATGTTAGGTAGATGCATTTAGAAGCTTCCGTTAGATTTTTTTTGAATTTCTTATATTAAGTAGTTTTCCTTTTTAATACTGTCGTCTTGCGACTCCTTTTGTCTTTTCCCTACCTTGCTCTATTCAGGGGGCAAATTTCTTTTTATTGACGTTAAAATTGGTTGGGCCGGTCCCTTTGAGTGTCTTAAAACTTGGCTTCGTACTTCCTTATCCCATATGATACCTGTCTGGGATCTCCAAACCCACTCCATTTTTTCTTTCAAAATAGAATAAAAATAAAAATAGAGTAAAGATTGCTCCAACCCAACTTCAAATCTCCTTCCACAATAAAGTTTACTCCATAAATAAAATAATCTATTTATTATTTGTTAATGGAGTGAAAAATATAGTGGAATTGTAGCATTTTTACTCCATTTTTACTTTTACTATATTCTAGAAGAAAAAATAGAGTATTATATTGGAGATGCTCTTGCTCTGTTCTAATAGTGTTCCATCAAAAACTTGTATGCCTTGTGTGTTACCTTGAGTGAAATTGTATTTACCCCTTGCGATTTTATCTGTTTAGTAACTGCTTTTTCTTTTGCGCCTAGACCGAACTACCGAAATGAATCGACGATTTGTCCAGGGGTTCAGGACTTGCCTACGCAGACACGACTGGACTTGTATTTCTTGACCAACATTTAACATTAATGAAAAAGCGTGAGAACAAACAAGGTCATAAAGGTAGAGATTAATAAGAGAGTTCTTCTTCAGTCTCGTATGATCTCTCTATCATACCAAACCAAACAAAAGAGAGGCATTTTATTGAGAGCCATCATGATACGCCTGTCTCCTTCCTCACTTCTTCTCATCCTCACCTTTGCTGTTACTCTCTTCCTCGTTACGCTGCAAATTTTAACATAATGCATTATCACAGTATCTTCTTTATCAACCCACAAAACATGTTCAAACCAATGTAAGACGCACCTTTGATTCGTCTGGCAGAGACGCTAGCAGCGCTTGAACCGCTGGATCATTAGGATCCACCCCTGGAAGCTGTGCGTTGGCAAACAGTTAGGACCAATCTACTTTTCCCTTTCACTTAGCTTGTAAAAATCCTGACGTTTTATTTAAGTAAAAGCTTACCGACGAGAGAACAGATGATATGAAAGCTTGATCTCCTAAGAGGTTTCCAGCACCCGTAGCTTCACCTGACTCTTCCCCACTCATTGACATTTGCAGCGCTGCACATGGACCAGATTCAAACATAAGGGTCCGTCTTTTCTCAAAACACCCAAAGGAATCAAAATTTATCTTCTAATTGTCACATTTACAAGCGAAGGCTAATTTTGATAGACCACTAATATGATTTTACCACAAAGCTTTACTCACCTAAAGCCAAATCCTGGTCCTCATCCGCCGCTTCTGACATGTTTACATCACCTACGGACATAGCAATTGCCTGGTCTAGCAATGCGTTGTCCTCATCCTGCCACAAAATTTTTGATTAATAAAAATGTTGTTTGATAAACAATGTGGGCTATATAATAATGATATACTACTAAAAAGGATAGACACACAAAGCGACTAACGACTAACCATTGGTTCAGCGTTCTTCTCAGTTGTCCTAGCAACCGTCTCCTGTGAGGCCGAAGCTGTATCCCCGTCTTTGTCTTTCTGACCTGCCTCATCCGCTGCCTTCTTAGCAGCAGCCTCTTGCCTTGCTCTCTCCTCCTCCATGGAGACTCGAAGGGCAAGAGCAAGTTCTGGGTCGATATTTGGATCCACACCAAAGTCAAAGTCACCACCTGCTGCAGCTGCAGCTGCTGCCGCAGAAACATACCCACTTGCACCCTCATCACCAGTGAATACAGGTGTGCTGCAAGAAAATTCAAGATTTAACACATTACAAAGATAACTACAACTAGAGACACAGTGGTAACTGGTAACAAAACACGTATAGATAGAAACAAAGTTCTTTGAAGACTCCAGAGCTCATAGGCCTAAAGCAAACCACAAGAAATGCCTTTCTCAACCTGGATAATGTATGAACTGTTCCGATTACAATCTACCTAAAGAAGGAAGAAAACTGATGATACCTGAGAAGCACATCAGAGAGAGCATTGGCTCCAGAAGGAACATGAACAATGTGGCTTCCGTCATTGTTATTGACAGCTGCAAGGAGGGCCTCAAGTTTCTGAGGCTTTTCCTCATCGTCATCATCTCCAAAATTGACAATGTCAAGAGAGACACTATTCTTCTTGAGCCTTTTGCCAACAACCTCCAAGGCCTTCTTTTCATACTTGATTGGGCTAAAAAAGCAGAAGCGCAACACAAACATCAGAAAGCTAAATAATAATAAAATAAACAGATAACTATGCATGAACACAAAGAAAGTGAATACCTTCCAGCAAAAACTATAATCCTTTGGCGTTGATTCTTGTTTTGACGATGCTTAAGAGCTAGCTGAGCAATCTGTATCGCAGCTGTTAAGTTAATCTCTCCTCCCACATCGAGACCTGAAAAAAAAAGATGGATCAAGTTAGCAAAACTGATGTCAAAAAATTTGTTTTCCAATCTCTGTCACTAGACTCACCGTGCATACAGGCCAAGATTTTGCCAAGATCAGAGGTAGGAGTTGTCAACACTCTAACTCCTTTCCCTGCCATTGTCAAGATCCCCACCGTGTTCTCCGGATTCGACTGCAATCGCAAAACGAAAAAAAATCCCTAAAATCACAACCAAAAGCACAATCGAAAACCCTAATCGAATCAAGTGTTCAATTTTTTTTTACCTGGGTTTTGGCCCCACAGAGAAGATTAACAGCTTCGGTTTGAGCCTGTAACCTAGAGGGAGAGTAATCTCCGTTTCGCATCCACTCGGAGTTGTCGATGCAAATCATAGTCGCCTACGCATATAAATCAAACATCCAAACACATCGAATCAAACAAGGGGAGATCGAAATCAGAAGCAGATGGAATTAGAAAATCACCTCGAGAACCATTGTGTCGAGAGATAGAGAGAGAAGCTTCTTCTTCTTCGAATTGCGTCGCCGTAGAGAGAAAGTCAGGCACCTTGTGAGATTTAGACCGATGATAAAGCGCTTTGTGCTTCTTAATATTTTACTTTCCTCTTTAAGACCCTCGTATTTTTTATTTTATTTTAGTTTTTGCCACAATGACTCGATGGTAACAACTACGCCCACTATGGCTTTTCTATTTAATTTAGTTTATATATTTTTATTAAACTTTTAATTATTATTTTAATCCTTATAATTTCATACCTCATAAAATTTAAATATATTTTATAATTTAATTATAATATAAATTTAAAATATAAAAATTACATAAATTTGATTAAAATTTTATAACAGTTATCCATTTAAATTATGAATATTTTAAATGATATTTTATTGTAAAAGTTATATGATTTTGAATTTAACAATACTAAAAGCCAAATATACTTAATGGGGAGACATGCCACGTCCTCATAAAAAATCGTCCACTCAGATGTTGACAGCTCACACTCCTTGCCATGTCATGAATAACTTCCCTGGGACGTGTTTGAGTTTCATAAAATACTTGGGTCTTTCCTAATTAAAAGCTAATATCCTCTAAGCTTACTTTATGGCCCAACTTATCAGTACGAAAACCAACTCATATAATGTTCATCTTCCTCACCTCTATGAGAGAATCCCTTGACGTTTTGATCTCCTCAGCTCATCCCGTGTAACGTTCGCCTACCACTTTTAAACACTTAAACCACCACTGTTACTGCCTCAATCAAAAGCCTATGAAACTGTTGTGATTCCCTCACCTCAGCACTCTATATATATCGTAGGCCTGACCAATATGGTAAAACCGAACCATACCGAACCGAACCGAACCAAAATAGACAATATGGTATGGTTTTGGTATATACCATATAAACCGAATGGATATGATTTTATAAAAACCGTAGGATTTGGAAAAATATATAAACCATATATACCATATAAACCAAACAAAACCGATCAAAAGTAAAAAATATGTAAATATGTACATATTTTATAACGTCACATGAAAAATATATTTGTTATATAAGTTATTCTTTTGTTAATAATTATTACCATAGTTTTATAGTAATAAAGAATCATAATTTGAAAAACACTTAAAATATAATTAAATAACAATTTTATCGTAACTGAGGATTTTTATTTTCTTAGT
The DNA window shown above is from Brassica oleracea var. oleracea cultivar TO1000 chromosome C3, BOL, whole genome shotgun sequence and carries:
- the LOC106335639 gene encoding 26S proteasome non-ATPase regulatory subunit 4 homolog, which gives rise to MVLEATMICIDNSEWMRNGDYSPSRLQAQTEAVNLLCGAKTQSNPENTVGILTMAGKGVRVLTTPTSDLGKILACMHGLDVGGEINLTAAIQIAQLALKHRQNKNQRQRIIVFAGSPIKYEKKALEVVGKRLKKNSVSLDIVNFGDDDDEEKPQKLEALLAAVNNNDGSHIVHVPSGANALSDVLLSTPVFTGDEGASGYVSAAAAAAAAGGDFDFGVDPNIDPELALALRVSMEEERARQEAAAKKAADEAGQKDKDGDTASASQETVARTTEKNAEPMDEDNALLDQAIAMSVGDVNMSEAADEDQDLALALQMSMSGEESGEATGAGNLLGDQAFISSVLSSLPGVDPNDPAVQALLASLPDESKRNEEESNSKGEDEKK
- the LOC106335641 gene encoding transcription repressor MYB4 — protein: MYVRFSYQEIIRSKHRKQKEKSMGRSPCCEKAHTNKGAWTKEEDARLTAYIKAHGEGCWRSLPKAAGLLRCGKSCRLRWINYLRPDLKRGNFTEDEDELIIKLHSLLGNKWSLIAGRLPGRTDNEIKNYWNTHIRRKLINRGIDPTTHRPVQESSSASQDSKPTQLAEAITSNNTINISFTNTPKMESTSCFQVKPEKISMLTFKEEKDEFLIEEKLPDLNLELRISLPDVVEGKSTRERCFKCSLGMINGMECRCGSMRCDVVGGSSGSTGKGGDISHGFDFLGLATKETTSLLGFRSLEMI